The nucleotide sequence TCCAATTAAGTATAAATTCGACAAATGAAAATCAAAGAAGAGATATGTTTAGAGGAAATGCTCTAACTTTAAATGAGATATCTTCAATAGGAAATGATTTACCTATGCCAAAGGGAAGGAAATACTGCTTGAATTTTGCATTAGCAGATGAGTATGAAGTAGATGCAAAAGTGCTGAAGAAATTGTTTGATCCAAGTAAATTTATGGTTAAGATAACACCATTGCATAAGACAGTATCTTCTATTGAAAATGATATAAAAACAACAAAAGGTTATGTGTCGTATACTCCATATAAAGATATAGAGAATGATTTGAAGAAAATGGGATTTGATGTTTTAGTGTTTGTACCAAGTTATGATGAGGACTTAGGAAGAATAACTTGTGGAAATGTAATATTAAGTGGAAGTTTGCCAAAATGTAAATATAAAATTAATTAATATCAAGGGAGGAAATCAAAATGATTAAAAAAAGAGAATGTCTAGAATTTATAGATAAGGTTGAAAAAAAAGCAATAAATAGTGTTGAGGAAAGATATTTAAAAAAAATAAAAAACGAAAAGATAAAGATACTTAAGGAAACAGGATATATGAAAAGGCTTAAAAAAATTCAGAAGAACTTTAATTTGATATTTGACGAGTTCAACAATCTAGCTTTGGAAATGAATGAAAATAAAGCAGTTGATTATGGCACTGGACGATACTATAACTTCGAGTATGAAGGAAGTCATTTTACATCAGAAGGAATAGTTAGAAGAACTATAGAGAATTGCTCTTTTCATGGAGGATCTGTTGAATTAATCGAGAATGAGGAAAAGAAGGAAATTGAAGCGGTAAAAGATAATTACGACAAAGTAAGGATTGTAGTAAAAAGAAACCCCAATGGAGTAAAAGCAGCTGAGTATCTAAAAGGATTAGGGTTTGATATAACATCTTTAGAAAAAGACGAATCAAGGGCTTTGACAATAAAGATAGATAAAACGAAGTTGTTTGTATGTGGAGAGAACAAATAAGAATTAAAAATGAATGGGTTTAGAAAATTAACATTAAAGGCAGGCGATAAAATGGAAGTTTTACAAGATATAACAACAGAATCTTTAGCAATAGGATATTTATATAGAGTACCTGATACTCTTGTAGAATATGAGGAATTAATTTCAGCTAAATATGACTTTATAGATGATAATTTAAGATTGTTGTATTTAGTACTTACTCTAACATATAAACAGGTTCAAAAAATAAATGAGACAACTGTTAGTATACAAGTATCTAAAATGGATGAAGAAACACAAAAAACATTTAAAAATTTTGGTGGTAATAATGCAATAAATAGATTAGTTAAAGTTGCTGCAAACTATGAAAATTTTGATACAATTTATCAGCAATTAAAAACGTGGAATTTAATTAGGGAGTTAGATAGACGAGGTTTTCCAGTAAGAAATAATTTAGATCAGTTAAAAAAAAGGAAAACTGATGAAATACTAAAAGCTTATGACTTGCAATTAGCAAAAGTAGGTTCATATATAAAAAATTTAAATGATTCAGTAGATTTAGGAAAAGGAATGAAAGAATTCTATACTAATTTAAAGAAGAAGCCAGATATAGGGGTTGCATTACCATTTCCTATTCTAAACACATTTACAAGAGGATGGAGAACGAGATGTGTATATGGTAGTGGAATGGGTTCAGGATTAGGAAAGAGTAGAGAAGTATGTTTTATAGCAATGTATTTAGCATATTTTAAGAATACACCTTTAGCGATTTTTGTAAACGAGCAGGATGAAAAAGAGTGGAAAGAAATGTTACTTACTACAGTTACTAATAATATAATTGCACCCAAAACAGGTGTTTATGTAGATCAAGAAAAAATTGTTACTGGTACTTGCAATGAAGAAGAAGACGAAGCTGTGCAGATGGCAGCGGAATTTATAGAAAAGAATCACAATATTAATTTTCTGGAACTTGAAGATTATTCTTATGATAATCTCAAAATAAACCTAAAAAAAGTTAAGCTAAAAGGAATAAGTCATGTCTTTTATGACACATATAAGGTTTTTAGATTTTCCAAAAGTAATATGGCGAGTTGGGAGCAATTTGTTGCAACAAGTGAATTGTTTAAAAAGATAGTTGGATCACCTAAGAAACGTGGACTAGACATGGCTTTATGGCTAACGTTTCAATTATTAGATGAAGCAGTAGTAAATAAAGTTTTAGATAACACAGCCACAGCTTCAGGAAAACAGATGAAGCATAATTTAGATATGATGAAAATGTCAAGAATATTAGATTATAAAGATAAAGAAAACATAGGTGTGAAAATTCAACAACCTAATAACCCAGATAATGGACAAGTTGAAATATTAAGTGTAGATAAAACTTATTATATGACAAAAGTTGAAAAAAACAGAGGAGGAAAAGATAAAGATTTTATCATTTATGAAGTTGATAAAGGGAAGATAATGTTTAAAGAATTAGGGTTTGCCTATTTTGGTTTAAAAAAGATTATGGGAAAAGATAAAAAGAGCAAGAATTAATAGCATTAATATATTGGCGAGAGGAGGTTTACGATATTGATAAAAGAGTGCTCCCCGAATGAGTATGAGGAGATAAAAAGGGTTTTGTTAGATGGGTTCATAAATGGATTGAGAAACAAAGAAGAATTTTATCAGGGATGGCTTTCACAAAATATTGCAAGCATATTCAGTGTTTATAACACAATTGAGTGTTATCATAAGAAATATCTTAGTAGAAATAAACAATTATTAACTTTTAATAAAGAATATTTTACACTAAAGTTTAGTTGTTATCTATGTCCATATTACTTGAATAAAGAGTGTAGAAGAAGGGTGTTTAGGGATGATAAAAGAAAAGATAGAAAAAGATGAAGGATTAAGAAAATTAATAAATGAATTAAACAGTAAAAAACAAATACTAAGAGTTGGTATAGTGTTTTTTAATGATGATATAAATATGAAAAAACAGTATGATTTTGTTAAAAATGAAATTGATGAATTGATAATTAGTACTAGGTTATATAAAGAATGTGGTGAAATTTGTACTAAAACAACAAGCTATAAATTATTAAAATTTAATTCTAATGTAGTAAGAGGGCAAAAATTCCATAAAATATATTATGAGAAATGTAGTAAGGATATATTAACAATTCTGTATACAATGATCTGTTCTAATAGTGAAAATAGAGTTAGAAATCCAATTGAAGAGTTTTACATTGAAGATAACTTAGATGAAAAAATAGGAAGTGATACATTATAAAAGCTGACTTTATAAGAAATCAAAAACTATATATTGTGTGAAAAATTTATAATATAATACTATATATAGTGCTGTATTATAATAAAAGAGGAGCTGATTTTAATAAATAAGTTAGATAAAATGAAACTAATTGAAGATTTAATTGAAAAGTTAAATAAATATTCCTACAGCTATTATGTGCTTGATAATCCAATTGTAGCTGATAAGGAATATGATATAATGTATGATGAGCTTAAAAGATTAGAAGAAGAAACAGAGTATATTAATCCTAATAGTCCAACTCAAAGGGTTGGTGATATTATCCTTGATAAATTTGAGAAAACACATCATAAAAATAAACTTTGGAGTCTTGATAAGGCTCAAAAGAAGGATGAAGTTAAAGCTTTTGTAAATAAGTGTGTTAAATTTGTAGAGCAATATAATTTAACACATAGTGAAAAATTGCCTTCACCACAATTCGTTGTAACACAAAAGCTTGATGGACTTACTATAAATTGTTCATACAATGAAAGTAGATTAATTAAATCTGCAACTAGGGGGACAGGGGAAATAGGAGAAGATATTACAGAACAAAGTAAAACCATTCTCAATCTTCCTAATGCTATAAATTATAGTGGAGAAATTGATGTTCATGGAGAAGCATTAATGACAAAAAATGCTTTAGAACAATATAATAGTAATTTAAAAGTAAATGAAACACCACTTAAAAACTTAAGGAATGGTGCAGCAGGAGCATTGAGAAATTTAAACATAAAAGAAACTGCAAGAAGAAAGCTAGTAGCTCAATTTTATGATCTTAGCTATACAGATAAGAAGTTAAAAAAATATAGTGAAATTTTATTATTTTTAAAATCTCAAGGATTTAACATAACTGAGTACAATATTTGTAATAATTTTGATGAAATTAACCAAGCTATTGATAATATAGGAGAGGTAAGAAGTAGCTTACAATACGATATAGATGGAGTTGTAATTCGATTAAATGATATAGAAACGAGTAGATTAATGGGCTATACAATAAAGTGTCCTAAATATGCAATAGCTTATAAATTTAAAGCAAAAGAAACAACTACAAAGCTAATAGATGTAGAATGGAACGTGGGCAGAAGTGGAAGAATCAATCCAACAGCTATTTTAGAACCTGTAGAATTAGCTGGAGTAATAGTTAAAAGAGCTACATTAAATAATATGGATGATATAAAGAGGAAAAAGATTAAAAAAGGTGCTAGAGTATTTCTAAGAAGATCTAATGATGTAATACCAGAGATTATGGGAGTTACAGAAGAGACAGAGGGAGAAACGAAGGAAATAGAAGCACCAACAATATGCCCATATTGCGGCAGTGAAATAGTAAAAGAAGGTGTACATTTATTTTGTGAAAATACTTTGTCCTGTAAACCCCAAATGGTAAAAAGTATAGTCCATTTTGCTAGCAGAAAAGCTATGAATATAGAAGGCTTTAGTGAGAAAAC is from Clostridium acetobutylicum ATCC 824 and encodes:
- a CDS encoding replicative DNA helicase, whose product is MEVLQDITTESLAIGYLYRVPDTLVEYEELISAKYDFIDDNLRLLYLVLTLTYKQVQKINETTVSIQVSKMDEETQKTFKNFGGNNAINRLVKVAANYENFDTIYQQLKTWNLIRELDRRGFPVRNNLDQLKKRKTDEILKAYDLQLAKVGSYIKNLNDSVDLGKGMKEFYTNLKKKPDIGVALPFPILNTFTRGWRTRCVYGSGMGSGLGKSREVCFIAMYLAYFKNTPLAIFVNEQDEKEWKEMLLTTVTNNIIAPKTGVYVDQEKIVTGTCNEEEDEAVQMAAEFIEKNHNINFLELEDYSYDNLKINLKKVKLKGISHVFYDTYKVFRFSKSNMASWEQFVATSELFKKIVGSPKKRGLDMALWLTFQLLDEAVVNKVLDNTATASGKQMKHNLDMMKMSRILDYKDKENIGVKIQQPNNPDNGQVEILSVDKTYYMTKVEKNRGGKDKDFIIYEVDKGKIMFKELGFAYFGLKKIMGKDKKSKN
- the ligA gene encoding NAD-dependent DNA ligase LigA, with product MKLIEDLIEKLNKYSYSYYVLDNPIVADKEYDIMYDELKRLEEETEYINPNSPTQRVGDIILDKFEKTHHKNKLWSLDKAQKKDEVKAFVNKCVKFVEQYNLTHSEKLPSPQFVVTQKLDGLTINCSYNESRLIKSATRGTGEIGEDITEQSKTILNLPNAINYSGEIDVHGEALMTKNALEQYNSNLKVNETPLKNLRNGAAGALRNLNIKETARRKLVAQFYDLSYTDKKLKKYSEILLFLKSQGFNITEYNICNNFDEINQAIDNIGEVRSSLQYDIDGVVIRLNDIETSRLMGYTIKCPKYAIAYKFKAKETTTKLIDVEWNVGRSGRINPTAILEPVELAGVIVKRATLNNMDDIKRKKIKKGARVFLRRSNDVIPEIMGVTEETEGETKEIEAPTICPYCGSEIVKEGVHLFCENTLSCKPQMVKSIVHFASRKAMNIEGFSEKTAEQLFEKLNIKSISDLYRITKEELMSLDKFKDKKASNLINAIEKSKECDLDSFVYSLGIPNVGKKTATDLCKQFKSFENIKKASYFELILVQDIGSIVAKSIVDFFKQEKIEKSLNELFKLGVKPSYEESEVSESVFNDKTVVATGSLQNYSRTEIKEKLESLGAKVAGSVSKKTDYVIAGENAGSKYDKAVALGVKILTEEKFEELIESVK